One window of the Athene noctua chromosome 5, bAthNoc1.hap1.1, whole genome shotgun sequence genome contains the following:
- the LOC141961357 gene encoding pancreatic alpha-amylase, translating into MQVLLLLTAVGFCWAQYNPNTLSGRTSIVHLFEWRWADIALECERYLAPNGFGGVQVSPPNENIVITNPNRPWWERYQPISYKLCTRSGNENEFRDMVTRCNNVGVHIYVDAVVNHMCGAAGGSGTHSTCGSYFNAGSRDFPAVPYSGWDFNDGKCRTGSGDIENYGDMYQVRDCRLVSLLDLALEKDYVRSKVAEYMNYLIDIGVAGFRIDAAKHMWPGDMRAFLDKLKNLNTKWFSAGTKPFIYQEVIDLGGEPIKGSDYFGNGRVTEFKYGAKLGTVIRKWNGEKMAYLKNWGEGWGFMPSDRALVFVDNHDNQRGHGAGGASILTFWDPRLYKMAVGFMLAHPYGFTRVMSSFRWPRSFVNGRDVNDWIGPPSNSDGSVKPVTINADTTCGNDWVCEHRWRQIKNMVIFRNVVDGQPFSNWWDNGSNQVAFGRGNKGFIVFNNDDWNMDVNLQTGLPAGTYCDVISGQKEGNKCTGKQVYVSGDGMANFQISNNAEDPFVAIHVNAKL; encoded by the exons ATGCAAGTCCTGCTCCTACTCACAGCTGTAGGGTTTTGCTGGGCACAGTACAACCCTAATACTCTCTCTGGGAGGACGTCTATTGTACATCTCTTTGAATGGCGCTGGGCTGATATTGCTCTTGAATGTGAACGCTATTTAGCTCCTAATGGATTTGGAGGAGTTCAG GTTTCACCtccaaatgaaaatattgtcattACTAACCCAAACAGACCCTGGTGGGAAAGATACCAGCCCATCAGCTACAAGCTGTGCACTCGatcaggaaatgaaaatgaattcaGAGACATGGTGACCAGATGCAACAATGTTGGA GTTCATATTTATGTGGATGCTGTTGTCAATCATATGTGTGGGGCTGCAGGTGGCTCAGGCACACATTCTACCTGTGGAAGCTATTTTAATGCTGGGAGCAGAGATTTTCCAGCTGTGCCATACTCTGGCTGGGATTTCAATGATGGCAAATGTCGAACTGGAAGTGGAGATATTGAAAATTATGGTGATATGTATCAG GTCCGGGACTGTCGCTTGGTTAGCCTTCTTGATCTGGCCCTGGAGAAGGACTATGTACGCTCAAAAGTTGCTGAGTACATGAACTATCTCATTGATATTGGCGTAGCAGGCTTCCGAATTGATGCTGCCAAGCATATGTGGCCTGGGGACATGAGAGCCTTTCTGGACAAGCTGAAAAATTTAAATACTAAATGGTTTTCTGCAGGAACAAAACCTTTCATTTACCAGGAG GTAATTGACTTGGGCGGAGAGCCAATCAAAGGCAGTGACTACTTTGGAAATGGCCGAGTGACAGAATTCAAATACGGTGCAAAACTGGGGACAGTGATCCGCAAGTGGAATGGAGAAAAGATGGCCTACTTAAA GAACTGGGGAGAAGGCTGGGGCTTTATGCCTTCCGACAGAGCCCTGGTCTTTGTGGATAATCACGACAACCAGCGGGGGCATGGGGCCGGTGGAGCTTCCATTCTAACCTTCTGGGACCCCAG GCTTTATAAAATGGCAGTTGGTTTCATGCTTGCTCATCCATATGGGTTCACACGTGTGATGTCAAGTTTTCGCTGGCCAAGATCTTTTGTAAATGGACGG GATGTCAATGACTGGATTGGACCACCAAGTAACTCGGATGGGTCAGTAAAGCCTGTTACAATCAATGCAGACACTACCTGTGGCAACGACTGGGTTTGTGAACATCGCTGGCGTCAAATAAA GAACATGGTTATCTTCCGTAATGTGGTGGATGGTCAGCCTTTCTCCAACTGGTGGGACAATGGCAGCAATCAAGTTGCTTTTGGCCGTGGTAATAAAGGCTTCATCGTTTTCAATAATGATGACTG GAATATGGATGTCAATTTGCAAACTGGACTGCCTGCTGGTACCTACTGTGATGTTATTTCTGGACAAAAGGAGGGCAACAAATGTACTGGAAAACAGGTGTATGTTTCTGGTGATGGAATGGCTAATTTCCAGATTAGTAACAATGCCGAAGATCCGTTTGTTGCAATTCATGTTAATGCCAAGTTATAA